CGCCGGTAGCGCAGCCCGAAACCCACCCCCGGATCTCATCATCCGCGGCACATTCGGCGACAATTTTCGGAATGACGTCCGTCTCCAACCGGCGGAACGCCTCGGGATCGCGAAAGAAGGAGGTCACTTCGACCAATAAGTCTCGATACAGCAAGTCGAGCTCGTCGGTGTTGTTGTCCAATTTGTTGACGTAGTCGCCCAGGTCGGCGACCTGCGAAAGTTGCATCCGTCGCTCGATGCGCCGCTGAATCGTCGCCGCCTTGTAGTGCGTAAAATCGATCCCAAACCGCTGACGAAACAGGCGAAAAAGCGCCGGAAGAGCACCTTCGTCCGAGTAGCCCGCGTCTTCGACCTGACCCCGCTGAAAATCGCCCGGCTTGCCGATAAACTCCAAAATCTTGCCCGGCATCGATTGCGGTCGGCATACCAGGTCGGCGAATCCGGTCGCAGCCGATGCCCGGGGCATGCCGTCAAATCCAGCCGACTCTGAATCTTGAATGACGACCAAGCCGCCGCTTTGATGGATGTCACGAATCCCCCGCGATCCGTCCGATCCGGTACCGGAAAGGACGACGCCGATGGCATGTTTCCCCTGGTCTTTCGCCAGCGAACGAAAAAAGACGTCGATCGGCAGTTTAAAGCCGGAGTCCCGATCGTGTTGGGTAAGGCGGAGAACGCCGCCTTCGATCGTGATATCGTGTTTCGGTTGCAACAGATAGATCGCATTCGGCTCGACACGCATCCCATCTTCCACGCGATGGATCGCAATTTGCGTGTGCCGAGCCAAGAGCTGATCCATCAGGCTCTTGAAATCGGGGGACAGATGCTGCACGACCACGAACGCCATGCCGCTATTCTTCGGCATATGATCGAAGAACAGTTCTAGCGACTCCAGCCCACCGGCTGAAGCGCCAATGCCTACCACATAAAACGGAGCTTCAGCGGGCGTTTCGTCCGCGCCGGCCTCGTCCGCAGGCGACGTGGCGTCTGGTGTGGTCATCCAATTCTGCCCCAAAAGCGACAATTTTTTTCTGCCGTATTGTAGCAATTGGATTTCCGGTTGCCATTCAGTTCTCCACAATCCCCTCATAGGGAAGCAAATAGAGAGCCGTACTACGCCGCATTTTTCCTATCAATCGCCGCCGTGCTCGCTGTGGCGATCCAGGCTCCTGTCGGTGACGGAATTTCAGTTCAGTACGCTTTCGCGATGGCAGCCCGAACCTTCGATGATTTCTTCAACGAGGTTGCTAGGATTGATCGGCTTTTGAAACCAGCGATCGCAGCCCTGCGGCCCCAGTTCGACGCCATATTCGGTCGGATGAATCCCGCTGACGGCGAATACCTTGAGATGCTCGTACTTGGCGTTCCGGCGAATCTCGCGAACGGTCCATCCGCCGTTGAACTTCGGCATGTTCATGTCGAGCAAGATCACGTCGGGCATCGTGTTTTGCGCCAAGTAGCGGATCGCATCGGCGCCATTATTGACGGTCGCCACCTCGAACTGTTTGAGACTCAAAAAGCTGGCCAACAAGCGGGCCTCGTTCACGTTGTCATCGACGACTAGCGCCCGGCGGATCACCGCGCCGGAAGCATCTTGCTCTGGCGGCGACCATTGCTTGACTTGGCGATCAAGCGCGTCCAGATCACGAATGATTCGCGTTAATAGGGCCAGAACATGCCCGGAGTCGGTAATTTCCGCCGCCTTTTGCACCTGTTCCAGCGATTGAATCGCCCGGTGCAGATGATCGGATATCGGGCTGAGGCCGAGCTTGTCGCGATTGACGGCCAGACCGCTGAACTCGCTCGGCGGAAGTTCTTTGCGGCGAACATGCACTTCGGGAGGAGCGTCGATGCCAAGCCGAACCTTCGACTTGGAAAGCTGCAGAACCTTGATGGTGATTCCGAGGTTTGAGAACTCAATCGATTCGGACGAATTGCGAGACAGAACGAGCATACAGGGTTTCCTTTCCAAGAGAACTTTTCAGGCAACTTCCTACCTGAACTGCTAGTATCCGACTAATGATTGGACGTCGTGAATAGCACCTCACCGACATGTAGAGCAGACGACGGTCTGCATAGCCGAGGGCCATCGTGACAAGAGCGTGACGTCCAGTCGGACTGGTATGGAAACCTGCCGGGAATCACTTCCCCGCGTCTCGTCGGAAAAGAGTTCTAACGGGACTGACGAAATTCGACAACATCAAACAAGTGCGATCTGTATGGAAAACTTGCAATTATTTTCCAATCGGTCTCATAGGCGCCTATTAGCGATCCGATGGCGAGTCTTGTAAGCTCCACTCAACATCGAGCTTGCTCAGTTGATCGGCGAACTGTCGTCCCTTGCACAGATAGCCGGAAATATGCGGCTTACATGCGTCGAGTGCGCCCGGATCATACCAGGAACTTGCCAATACGAAGATCCGATGAGATTGGAGCTGCGGATCGTCTCGGACCACTTCCAGAAACTCTTGTCCCGACATCCGCGGCATGTTTAAGTCGAGCAGTATGCAGTAGACCGAATCATGCTCCGGCGCCGCTGCGGTTGCCCGTAAGACTTCCAAACCTTCTTCTCCATCGCGAACTCGCACGACCCGATTGGCGATTCGCTGACGCGTAATCGCTCGCCGCATCGAATCGGCGTCGATGTCGTCATCATCGATGATCAGGATCGTCATCTCGCTCGCAACCATACTTCCGTTCCCTCGCTGAAATCGAGCGTCGTCAATTGGTTTGGCAATAGCGGTGGAGATAGGGCAGCAGGCCCGAGACCATCGCGGCTAACTTCGCCGCTTGCTGGTCGGCCGAATCGAAATCGCCGCGGGTTCCCCGCTGCTCCAGATCTAACGCTATTGTAGCCGCTTCCATTTGGTGAAAAAAGCGAAGGCCGCTTTTTAATTTGTGGGCCGAGACGGTCAGCCGATGGTCGTCCTGCTCTGCAATCGCCTGCTGGACGCTGCGAATACTCTCCTCCATTTCCTCAGCATAGGTCGCGACAATTTCGACCAGCACGGGACGATTGTCCCCCAAGCGCGATAAGATTTTCCGCCAAGGCACCGGCGAGTCTTCGCTGACCACCGCCGGCGTCTCCGGCGACCGCTCGCTTTGGGCCTCTACCGCGACCGCCTCTGGGCCGGCAATTCGCATCGCGCTGTCGATCGCCGCGAACAGCGAGTCCGGCAAAAGCGGCTTCGATACGTACGCATCCATCCCAGCCGACAGACAACGCTCGCGATCGGTCTTCAGCGCGTGGGCGGTCGTCGCGACGATCGGCACATGGCCGCCCGTTTTTTGTTCGTACTCGCGGATCAGATAGGCGGCGGTCAGGCCATCCATCTCCGGCATCTGCACATCCATCAGGATCACGTCAAACTGACCGTCTTTGACCGCCTGTAGCGCCTCAACGCCGTTCTCCGCAATGGAGATCTGATGGTTTCGACGCCTTAGAATTGCGGTCGCCACTTGCTGATTGGCGCGGCTATCTTCGCACAACAAGATCCGCATTCCCGCTGTGGCCGATTCGGCCGGCGGCGGAAGCGTCGACGCCGCCTGGTCGATGTTCCCACTCAAGCCAAGCCCCTCGACCATCGCCTCCAACAATTCGGACGGTTTCACTGGTTTACAAATCTTCGACGCGACTGGAACTCGAGCGGCGTTACCGAGGCTTTCAATTCGTCCAGCGGAGACCAGGATCACCACCGGTAGGCCATATCGCTCGGGGGCGCCGTTAACAGTCTGGATCAACTCCAGACCATCAAAGTTCGGCATCTTCAGGTCAGTAACCAACAGATCAACTTGCCTTTGAGCCTGCTTTTCGGCCTGCAAGATGCGCAGCGCCGCTTCACCCGATTGGGCCTGCAGCGTCTCGATTTGGTGTGACTCCGCCACGTCGCACAGCGTCAATAGATCGAGTTCGTTGTCGTCGACGATTAGCGCTCGCCGACCTCGCAGGCCTTCCACAATCGTCCACCACGGCTCCGAGATCTCTCCCTCACTGCGACGGAGGCGCACCGTAAACCAAAACGTACTGCCGACGCCCAACTCGCTCTCGACGCCGATTTCTCCTCCCAGTTGATGCACCAGCCGGGACGAAATCGTCAGTCCCAACCCGGTGCCGCCATACCGCCGCGTGGTTGAAGTATCCGCTTGTTCAAACACGTTGAAAATCGACGCTTGCTTTTCCGCCGGGATGCCGATGCCGGAATCTTTGACCGAGAATTTCAGCAGGATTTCCTGCGGGTCGAGATCCTCCTGCTCGACGGCGGCGACGCGAACATCGACCGTTCCCTGAGTCGTAAACTTGATCGCATTGCCGGTCAGATTGATCAATACCTGCCCCAGTCGGCGGGCATCTCCCCGGAGTTCGCCGGGAACGTTGCGGGCGACGTGATAGCTCAGCTCGACGGGTTGATCCAGCGTTTTTGCGGCCATCGGCTTGAGAAGCTTCGCGACCAACTCGTGCGGTTGAAACGGCGCCTCCTCCAGATCGGACTTCCCCGCTTCGATCTTCGAGAAGTCGAGAATATCGTTGATGATTTGCAACAACGTACTGGAAGATTCGGCGACGGTGTTCAAATATTCGCGTTGTTCGCTCGACAGGTCGGTTCGCAAAACGGAGTCGGTCAAACCGATGATTGCATTCATGGGAGTCCGAATCTCGTGACTCATGTTGGCCAGAAACTCGCTCTTCGCCAGATTCGCTTTTTCCGCAATCCGTCGCGCCTCGCGGGCCTCCTCTTCGCTTTGCCGAACTTCGACCATCAGATTGTGCGACAGGGCCATGCTTCTTCCCATCGACCACATGACGCCGACCAACAGCAGCGACAATATCGAGCCGGCAACCCCAATCATCGCCGGCATGGTGCGGTCGATGCGACTCTCAAACACCGGTGAACTAACGGTCGTCACCGCCCACTTGCGCCCGCCAGCGTCAATTACGGTTCGCTCCACAAACTTGCGAAAGCCTTGCCCCTGCAGTTCGGCCTCGACCTGGTCAGGGGTGCGATCGCCGTACAGTTTGATTCCCGCTTCATTTTCTTCGATGTCGAAGATCATGATCTCGACGTTCCCTTGAGTCCGACTATCGATGCCCGCGAGCGCTTTGTTCAAAATGATCGGCGCGTACAATACGCCGCGCAGCCGCGCCAATCGTTCCGCCTCAGAGTCAGGCGTTTCCAGAGAATCATAGAGTGGCAAGTAGTAAAGAAAGCCGCTCGTCTTGGCGTTGTCTTGCAGCAGTTCGATCCGCCCGGTGATCGTTGGTTTCCCGGTCAACGCCGCCTGCTCGATGGCGGTTCGTCGGGTCGACTCCGAACCGATATCGAAACCCCAGGCCTGCCGATTTCGGTCAAGTGGGAAAATGTAGCGAATAATGAATAAGTCCGCGGCGTCTCCCTTGGTCAGCACCTCGAAATCGGGGCCGTCGTCGTCTCGCACCTCCTGCACGAAGTTCTTCAACTCGGATCGTTCGACGCGTTGAATCAAGCCCAGGCCGATCGCCCCCGGAAACTCGGTAGCCAAATCGCGCGACTTGACCATCGTAGCGAACTCATTCCGAGACACCTCTTCGCGCGACAAATACAAGCCGCGCAAACTTCGCAGGCCGTATACGACGCGATTGACGTTGCGCTCGATATCCTCCACAACCAAGTCGGTGAAGTACGAGAACTCCGCCTGTCTCGAATCGCGAATCGTCTTTTGAGCGTCACTCACCAGGTTGCCGGTAACCAGCAGACCGACGACCAGCGTACCGATGATAATGCCGGCGACCGGACGAGAACGGCGCAGTTCGGCCAGCGCCAGCTGGCGATCAGCGTCGGTCCGAATAAACCGCAAGCCGCGCCATACCAAAAAGAACCCGGCCGCGATCAGCGCTAGCAACATCGCCGTATGAATAGCCGTCGTCGAAAAGATGCTGGCGTCGCGGACGTTGGTACGCAGCAGGAACAAGAAGATGCTGATCAAACCCATTACGCCGGCCAGTGATGCGATCGTCTTGCGAACCCACGACGGCACGAACCCAGAGATCAACTGGCTGATCGCTAACAGCGCCAAGCCAATGGCGGTGCCAGTCGACATCCGTCCCGGTGGATTTCCCTGATCGACCGAACGGGCATCGGCGCTGACCAGCGTATCAATGCCCAAGTCGATCTGCAGGCCGTCTTCGACCAGGCTCAGACTCGCCAACAACAAGACGAACGCGGCCAAGCCAATCGCCGACCAATTCACCTGGTCGCCAATCGCGTTCATCCGCGCTCTTAACAGGCCGATCGCCGCCAAGACGGCCAGCCCGAGGGCCGTGTTGAACTTCATCGTCGGCAGACCGTCGATCAGCGAACGGAGCGTGATCCAACCTGCCGGCCAAGCCAACATCACCATCAACGTCGTCGCCAGCGACAAGCCGAGAAGAATTCGCCCCAAGATCAACAACCAGGCGGCGGAAACCACCTGCATTTCACGTGAGCTCGCTGACAATGCGTTCCTAGTCATGTCGAACAGTTCCCGACGGGCGTATTGGAGCGGCGCCGTTGCTCTTTGGGCCTGCGAGCGCTGGGCGAAACAAGATAGCGGTACGGTCAGTTGCGGATTTGCTCGCCTTCAGCATCGGGAATCGTGAACGAGATGGTCGTACCTTCGCCAACTTCCGATTCGGCCCAAATGCGACCTTCATGCTTTTGCACAATGCGTTTGCAGATCGCCAGGCCGATCCCCGATCCTTCAAATTCTTTTTGGGTATGGAGACGCTGGAAGGGAGCGAAGATCGATTCGCAGTTCTTGGGCTCGATGCCGATCCCATTATCGGCGACCGAAATCCGCCAGCCGGTCGCTTCTCGCGTCGCCGAAATCCGTACATGCGGCTTGGCGTTACGGCAGAACTTGATCGCGTTGGAGATCAGGTTTTGGAACAACAGGCCCAGGGCGACTAGATCGCCACAAACCGCGGGCAAGGGGCAATCGCACTCGACGATCGCCCCCGATTCTTCAATTGGCACCACCAGGTTTTGCAGGGCGACCTCTTTGGCCACTTCCAGCGAGGCAATTTCCTGGGGACGGCGAAGATCGCCATGCAGCGCGAAATCGATCAAGCTCTTGACCAACGCTTGCAGTCGCTCGGCGTTCACGCCGATCATCTGGACGTAGCTCGCCGACTCTTCGTTGATTTTGCCTTCCAGATCTTCGTGCAGGAAATCGGCAAGCTGGGTGATCCGCCGCAAGGGCGCTTGCAGATCATGAGCCGCCATCCGCGCGAAATTGGTCAGTTCCCGCTGGCGCTGGGCCAATTCTCGCACCAGACTGACTTTCTCGATCGCGTTGGAAAGCGCGCGGCGAACCGTATCGGGCGTTAGCGTATCTTTGACCAGATAGTCTTGTGCTCCCAGCTTCAAGCTTTCGACGGCGACGTTTTCGTTCCCCTGGCCAGAAATGGCGATGATCGGCACGTCGCTGCCCGACTCGCGAATCTTGGTCAGCACCTCCCAGTCGTGCGCGTCCTCAAGCCGGTAATCAAGAAAAACGGCGTCAAACTGGCTCTCTTCGAGTTGGTGCAGCCCCTCTGTGCCGCTCAGCGAGTGAGCCACATCAAACCGCTGCGGCCAGGCCTGGCTCAGCATCGCTTGCAACAATCGGGTGTCGGCCAGGCTGTCGTCAATGATGAGCAAGTGCATGTTGCATCGCCAATAGTAGGGAACAAACCTATGAATCTATTTCCGGTGGTCTCGCGCTAACAGTCCGTTGATTTTCTCGACGGACTGCTGGATCGCAGGGATGCGCTCGCAAAATAGCGACGGAAGTCGTTATTTTGCGAGCCGCGAAGAGCTATGCTCTGAGCCTGGCGAGGTTGGAAAATGCCACGAGG
The genomic region above belongs to Blastopirellula retiformator and contains:
- a CDS encoding response regulator, yielding MLVLSRNSSESIEFSNLGITIKVLQLSKSKVRLGIDAPPEVHVRRKELPPSEFSGLAVNRDKLGLSPISDHLHRAIQSLEQVQKAAEITDSGHVLALLTRIIRDLDALDRQVKQWSPPEQDASGAVIRRALVVDDNVNEARLLASFLSLKQFEVATVNNGADAIRYLAQNTMPDVILLDMNMPKFNGGWTVREIRRNAKYEHLKVFAVSGIHPTEYGVELGPQGCDRWFQKPINPSNLVEEIIEGSGCHRESVLN
- a CDS encoding response regulator, coding for MVASEMTILIIDDDDIDADSMRRAITRQRIANRVVRVRDGEEGLEVLRATAAAPEHDSVYCILLDLNMPRMSGQEFLEVVRDDPQLQSHRIFVLASSWYDPGALDACKPHISGYLCKGRQFADQLSKLDVEWSLQDSPSDR
- a CDS encoding CHASE domain-containing protein; translation: MQVVSAAWLLILGRILLGLSLATTLMVMLAWPAGWITLRSLIDGLPTMKFNTALGLAVLAAIGLLRARMNAIGDQVNWSAIGLAAFVLLLASLSLVEDGLQIDLGIDTLVSADARSVDQGNPPGRMSTGTAIGLALLAISQLISGFVPSWVRKTIASLAGVMGLISIFLFLLRTNVRDASIFSTTAIHTAMLLALIAAGFFLVWRGLRFIRTDADRQLALAELRRSRPVAGIIIGTLVVGLLVTGNLVSDAQKTIRDSRQAEFSYFTDLVVEDIERNVNRVVYGLRSLRGLYLSREEVSRNEFATMVKSRDLATEFPGAIGLGLIQRVERSELKNFVQEVRDDDGPDFEVLTKGDAADLFIIRYIFPLDRNRQAWGFDIGSESTRRTAIEQAALTGKPTITGRIELLQDNAKTSGFLYYLPLYDSLETPDSEAERLARLRGVLYAPIILNKALAGIDSRTQGNVEIMIFDIEENEAGIKLYGDRTPDQVEAELQGQGFRKFVERTVIDAGGRKWAVTTVSSPVFESRIDRTMPAMIGVAGSILSLLLVGVMWSMGRSMALSHNLMVEVRQSEEEAREARRIAEKANLAKSEFLANMSHEIRTPMNAIIGLTDSVLRTDLSSEQREYLNTVAESSSTLLQIINDILDFSKIEAGKSDLEEAPFQPHELVAKLLKPMAAKTLDQPVELSYHVARNVPGELRGDARRLGQVLINLTGNAIKFTTQGTVDVRVAAVEQEDLDPQEILLKFSVKDSGIGIPAEKQASIFNVFEQADTSTTRRYGGTGLGLTISSRLVHQLGGEIGVESELGVGSTFWFTVRLRRSEGEISEPWWTIVEGLRGRRALIVDDNELDLLTLCDVAESHQIETLQAQSGEAALRILQAEKQAQRQVDLLVTDLKMPNFDGLELIQTVNGAPERYGLPVVILVSAGRIESLGNAARVPVASKICKPVKPSELLEAMVEGLGLSGNIDQAASTLPPPAESATAGMRILLCEDSRANQQVATAILRRRNHQISIAENGVEALQAVKDGQFDVILMDVQMPEMDGLTAAYLIREYEQKTGGHVPIVATTAHALKTDRERCLSAGMDAYVSKPLLPDSLFAAIDSAMRIAGPEAVAVEAQSERSPETPAVVSEDSPVPWRKILSRLGDNRPVLVEIVATYAEEMEESIRSVQQAIAEQDDHRLTVSAHKLKSGLRFFHQMEAATIALDLEQRGTRGDFDSADQQAAKLAAMVSGLLPYLHRYCQTN
- a CDS encoding hybrid sensor histidine kinase/response regulator; the protein is MHLLIIDDSLADTRLLQAMLSQAWPQRFDVAHSLSGTEGLHQLEESQFDAVFLDYRLEDAHDWEVLTKIRESGSDVPIIAISGQGNENVAVESLKLGAQDYLVKDTLTPDTVRRALSNAIEKVSLVRELAQRQRELTNFARMAAHDLQAPLRRITQLADFLHEDLEGKINEESASYVQMIGVNAERLQALVKSLIDFALHGDLRRPQEIASLEVAKEVALQNLVVPIEESGAIVECDCPLPAVCGDLVALGLLFQNLISNAIKFCRNAKPHVRISATREATGWRISVADNGIGIEPKNCESIFAPFQRLHTQKEFEGSGIGLAICKRIVQKHEGRIWAESEVGEGTTISFTIPDAEGEQIRN